A region of Pelagicoccus sp. SDUM812003 DNA encodes the following proteins:
- a CDS encoding response regulator codes for MNKQRSLRPILLIEDNYDDYEATERSFRQAKLMNPIHWCKNAREGLDFLQQRKDGPPEELPCMILLDLNMPGMDGRSALKEIKKDPKVCSIPVIVLTTSSSELDVDFCYHEGASTYIQKPVEFDNLVKAAVRLRDYWFGVALLPN; via the coding sequence GTGAATAAGCAGCGAAGTCTCAGACCGATCTTGTTGATCGAAGACAACTACGACGACTACGAAGCCACCGAGCGCAGCTTTCGACAGGCCAAGCTCATGAACCCCATCCATTGGTGCAAGAACGCTCGAGAAGGCCTGGATTTCCTGCAGCAGCGCAAGGACGGGCCACCGGAGGAGCTGCCCTGCATGATCCTGCTCGATCTGAACATGCCAGGCATGGACGGGCGAAGCGCCCTGAAGGAGATCAAGAAGGATCCGAAAGTCTGCAGCATTCCGGTGATCGTGCTGACCACTTCATCGAGCGAGCTGGACGTGGACTTCTGCTATCACGAGGGGGCCAGCACCTATATCCAGAAACCGGTGGAATTCGACAATCTGGTCAAGGCGGCGGTTCGCTTGCGGGACTACTGGTTTGGCGTGGCGCTTCTCCCAAATTGA